Proteins encoded in a region of the Paenibacillus sp. E222 genome:
- a CDS encoding LysR family transcriptional regulator, whose product MEFRQLNTFCTVATTLNFTRAAEVLSYVPSNVTMQIKALEDELGVRLFDRLGKQLALTTAGKRFLTHAQGVLEKMDEARSAVRDNEKLSGTLTISANEVICSYRLPPVFKRFRSQHPGVRLIFRSVPNQEIKQTLFEGTTDIVYMLDEPIRSSGLSVEPLLEEHFRLLAAPDHPLAKRTVLQLEDFHEEVFLTNEKGCPYRTMFDRSFEKEGIDNITYLEFQSAEAIKQCAISGIGIGFLPEIVVEAEVERGELVVLPWQIPDLRVYTQMLWHKDKWLSPIMLSFIEAAREAFRLQNENKPFIHTICT is encoded by the coding sequence ATGGAATTTCGCCAACTGAATACGTTTTGCACGGTTGCAACAACATTAAATTTCACGCGGGCAGCAGAAGTGCTGAGCTACGTTCCTTCCAACGTCACGATGCAAATTAAAGCATTGGAAGATGAGCTAGGTGTGCGCCTCTTTGATCGGTTGGGCAAGCAACTCGCGCTCACAACTGCGGGTAAACGCTTTTTAACACACGCCCAAGGCGTTCTTGAAAAAATGGACGAAGCTCGTAGTGCTGTCCGTGATAATGAAAAACTAAGTGGTACCTTAACGATAAGTGCGAATGAGGTTATTTGCTCCTACCGTCTTCCACCTGTCTTCAAACGGTTTCGTTCGCAGCATCCGGGAGTTCGTCTAATCTTCCGCTCAGTTCCGAATCAAGAGATCAAGCAAACGCTCTTTGAGGGAACCACGGATATCGTTTATATGCTAGACGAACCTATTCGCTCGAGTGGACTTTCCGTGGAACCTTTGCTGGAAGAACATTTCCGATTGTTAGCTGCTCCAGATCACCCACTCGCCAAACGGACTGTGCTGCAATTGGAAGATTTTCATGAAGAAGTGTTCCTGACGAATGAGAAGGGTTGTCCATATCGAACGATGTTTGACCGGTCTTTTGAGAAAGAGGGCATAGATAACATCACGTATCTAGAGTTTCAAAGTGCCGAAGCTATTAAACAATGTGCGATCTCCGGAATCGGCATCGGTTTTCTTCCTGAAATCGTTGTAGAAGCCGAAGTTGAACGCGGAGAACTTGTTGTCCTCCCATGGCAAATTCCGGACTTGCGGGTGTATACACAGATGTTGTGGCATAAAGACAAATGGCTTTCACCAATCATGTTATCGTTTATTGAAGCAGCAAGGGAAGCTTTTCGTTTACAGAATGAGAATAAACCGTTCATTCATACTATCTGCACATAG
- a CDS encoding IS3 family transposase, which produces MKVYISLYSTERFQNKLSDISPIEFREKVAS; this is translated from the coding sequence ATTAAGGTGTATATTTCTTTATACAGCACGGAACGTTTCCAAAACAAATTGAGCGACATCTCCCCGATTGAATTTCGAGAAAAAGTCGCCTCATAA
- a CDS encoding TetR/AcrR family transcriptional regulator, whose translation MNYQWKKQLEEHRNKRREDIIQGAQQLFIERGLYSVTLKDIVEFCGVSKVTLYKYFRSFDEIVIEVQINVLTDFWRAVTNNLPEGNNGFEKIGHLLRQMIGTSKQYASYVRFIAMFDTKYHENYADEFLEGRFISFMRSRTHPYYELLEEGIRDGSIRSDIEVQILTFTLSNVVMATLQRMILRGKVLHLDQGVEPDVVLDHMLDMALTFLKPQALK comes from the coding sequence GTGAATTACCAGTGGAAAAAACAGTTAGAGGAGCATAGAAATAAGCGGCGAGAAGACATTATTCAAGGCGCGCAGCAGTTGTTTATCGAACGGGGGTTGTATTCGGTAACGCTCAAAGATATTGTCGAGTTCTGCGGCGTTAGCAAAGTAACGCTTTATAAATATTTCCGATCTTTCGATGAGATTGTAATTGAAGTTCAAATCAATGTTTTAACCGATTTTTGGAGAGCTGTTACAAATAATTTACCCGAGGGAAACAATGGTTTTGAAAAAATTGGGCACCTGCTGAGGCAAATGATAGGCACTTCGAAGCAATATGCCAGTTATGTGCGGTTTATAGCCATGTTCGATACAAAATATCATGAAAATTATGCTGATGAATTCCTTGAAGGTCGATTTATATCCTTCATGAGAAGCCGCACCCATCCATATTACGAGCTACTTGAAGAAGGGATTCGGGACGGATCGATTCGAAGCGATATCGAGGTACAAATATTAACGTTTACATTAAGTAATGTCGTAATGGCTACCTTGCAACGTATGATTTTAAGAGGCAAGGTACTGCATTTGGACCAAGGAGTCGAACCTGATGTTGTTCTGGATCATATGTTAGATATGGCATTAACCTTTCTGAAGCCTCAAGCATTGAAATGA
- a CDS encoding sugar ABC transporter permease gives MNLISGRKRKGRLKPYIPLYLMMLPGLIYIVINNYLPMFGLIIAFKDYNYSEGIIGSDWVGFENFKYLFKTTDALTITRNTILYNISFIFLNLIIAVGVAILLNEVKKRFLSRFYQSAILLPYLISMVIVGYLVYAMLSTETGFLNNTILPVLGLSDISWYSEPEYWPYILTLVHVWKSAGYLCIVYLAAIIGIDPEYYEAAIIDGASKWRQIKSITIPLIMPVITVMTLLQIGRIFYSDFGLFYQVPLNTGALQSTTNVIDTYVYRALMTSGDIGMSSAAGLYQSFVGFVLVLLSNYIVRKINSDNALI, from the coding sequence ATGAACTTAATAAGCGGAAGGAAGAGGAAGGGCAGGCTAAAACCATACATCCCGCTGTATCTGATGATGCTGCCAGGACTCATTTACATTGTAATCAATAATTACTTGCCTATGTTTGGCTTGATTATTGCCTTCAAAGATTACAATTACAGCGAAGGAATCATAGGTAGCGATTGGGTAGGGTTTGAAAATTTTAAATATTTATTTAAAACAACAGATGCACTTACGATCACCAGAAACACAATTTTATACAATATTTCCTTTATTTTTCTTAATTTGATCATTGCAGTTGGCGTAGCGATTCTTCTCAATGAGGTGAAGAAAAGGTTCTTATCCCGCTTCTATCAAAGCGCTATCTTGCTGCCTTACCTGATTTCTATGGTCATTGTAGGATATCTAGTGTATGCGATGCTGAGTACGGAAACGGGCTTCTTAAACAATACGATTCTTCCGGTACTAGGCCTGTCTGATATTTCATGGTATAGCGAACCGGAATATTGGCCCTACATTTTGACTCTCGTACATGTATGGAAAAGTGCAGGTTACTTATGTATTGTTTATTTGGCCGCGATCATCGGAATTGATCCAGAATATTACGAGGCCGCAATCATTGACGGAGCAAGCAAATGGAGACAGATCAAAAGTATCACAATTCCGCTCATTATGCCGGTTATTACAGTTATGACATTGCTTCAGATCGGGCGTATTTTTTACTCGGATTTTGGACTGTTCTATCAGGTACCACTTAATACAGGAGCATTGCAATCAACGACGAACGTGATCGATACGTACGTTTACCGTGCGCTGATGACGTCGGGTGATATAGGTATGTCCTCAGCAGCAGGATTGTATCAATCGTTTGTCGGTTTTGTACTTGTATTATTGTCAAACTATATCGTTAGGAAGATAAACAGTGACAATGCATTAATTTAA
- a CDS encoding carbohydrate ABC transporter permease, with protein sequence MKGRNSIWQWSVNIILMIIALSCILPFILLFISSITDEQSIVLHGYSFFPEAYSLSAYRYLWNDIETILRSYGITIMVTVIGTVISMIITSMLAYPLTRKDMPLNKFWSFFIFFTMLFNGGLVPTYLVYTQLFDLKNTLFALIIPGLLTNAFYVMLMRTFFSNSIPAPVMESAKIDGAGEFVTFVRIVLPLSLPILATVGLFQTIHYWNDWFNGMIYITDSKLYSLQNMLNRILLDIQFLSNSNFSGTQFDSSANIPTETVRMAMAVIGIIPLLIVYPFFQKFFVKGLTIGSVKG encoded by the coding sequence TTGAAAGGTAGAAATTCGATATGGCAGTGGAGTGTTAACATCATTCTGATGATCATTGCGCTCTCGTGTATCTTGCCATTTATCTTGTTGTTCATTTCTTCTATAACAGACGAACAGTCGATTGTACTTCATGGATATTCCTTTTTCCCGGAGGCATACAGCTTATCTGCCTATCGTTATTTATGGAATGATATCGAAACAATACTTCGATCTTATGGAATTACGATTATGGTTACGGTGATTGGAACGGTCATCAGCATGATCATTACTTCTATGTTGGCATATCCGTTGACACGTAAGGACATGCCCTTGAACAAATTTTGGTCATTCTTCATATTCTTCACCATGTTGTTTAATGGCGGTCTCGTGCCCACGTATTTGGTTTATACGCAATTGTTTGATTTGAAAAACACATTGTTTGCGCTCATCATACCAGGACTTTTGACTAATGCTTTTTACGTCATGTTGATGCGCACTTTTTTTTCGAACTCTATTCCAGCTCCTGTTATGGAATCCGCCAAAATTGACGGTGCAGGAGAATTCGTAACGTTTGTCCGGATTGTGCTGCCCCTATCCCTTCCGATTCTGGCGACCGTCGGATTGTTTCAAACGATACACTATTGGAACGACTGGTTTAACGGCATGATTTATATAACGGACAGTAAGCTGTACAGTCTGCAGAACATGTTAAACCGGATTCTGCTAGACATCCAATTTTTGAGCAATAGCAATTTCTCCGGAACTCAATTCGACTCATCCGCAAACATACCGACGGAGACGGTACGTATGGCGATGGCAGTCATCGGGATTATCCCGCTTCTAATTGTGTACCCTTTCTTCCAAAAGTTTTTCGTAAAAGGACTTACAATCGGATCGGTAAAAGGGTAA
- a CDS encoding ABC transporter substrate-binding protein, with amino-acid sequence MKRRIMQSGLAIVMTSVMVLAGCSTKSEETSSSSASSESPYEVVMAFPGNDQKDLLAVQDEMNKITKEKFNTTVKLTPISVSAWQQQTNLMLAGNEKVDLMLTYANTYGTQVAKGQLLPLDDLVEKHGSGIKKALEPYQLAATKIGDKTYAIPTARDMAANYGIVMRKDLVEKYKIDLSNIKTLNDMDAVFQVIKNNEPNMSPVVPRSPGLSIFTGGYVTYDSLGDGIGVLPNYDNNMKVMDWYETPEYADQLNVLRRWFQAGFIPKDAATSKADGRELVKANKAFSYFANMKPGFDAQESRRVGKPMVSVQMTPAYSTTGFIDLMMWSIPKNSKDPDRAMMFLDQLYSDKQLYNLLAWGIEGKHYVKKSDNVIDYPQGVDVKNTSYNFNAPWMFGNQFLSYTWSTEDPDGLKKLDEFNKSAKKSKALGFIYNVDPVKTEMASVNNVLTEFSIGLETGTLDPVENLPIFISKLKASGIDKIISEKQKQLDEWAKTQK; translated from the coding sequence ATGAAAAGAAGGATCATGCAGTCTGGGCTGGCAATTGTTATGACGTCGGTAATGGTGTTGGCAGGTTGTTCCACAAAGAGCGAGGAAACGTCAAGTTCTTCAGCTAGCAGTGAGTCGCCGTATGAGGTAGTGATGGCATTTCCCGGAAACGACCAGAAGGATTTGCTAGCCGTCCAGGATGAAATGAACAAGATCACGAAGGAGAAATTCAATACAACCGTCAAATTGACGCCGATTAGCGTCAGCGCATGGCAGCAGCAGACCAATCTTATGCTCGCAGGCAATGAGAAGGTGGATCTGATGCTTACGTACGCTAACACGTACGGTACGCAAGTGGCAAAAGGTCAATTGCTTCCGCTTGACGATCTCGTGGAAAAACACGGATCGGGAATAAAAAAGGCGTTGGAGCCCTATCAACTCGCTGCGACCAAAATTGGCGACAAAACTTACGCCATTCCGACTGCGAGAGATATGGCTGCTAACTACGGCATCGTGATGCGCAAAGATCTTGTGGAAAAGTACAAGATCGATTTGAGCAACATTAAAACGCTCAACGATATGGATGCGGTCTTTCAAGTCATTAAGAATAACGAGCCGAATATGTCGCCAGTCGTCCCAAGAAGTCCCGGGCTCTCCATATTTACCGGCGGTTATGTTACTTACGACAGCTTAGGTGATGGAATCGGCGTACTACCGAACTACGATAATAATATGAAAGTCATGGATTGGTATGAAACGCCGGAATATGCAGATCAATTGAACGTATTGCGAAGATGGTTCCAGGCTGGTTTCATACCGAAGGATGCCGCGACAAGCAAGGCGGACGGCAGGGAATTGGTCAAGGCGAATAAAGCGTTTTCCTACTTCGCTAATATGAAGCCCGGATTTGACGCGCAGGAATCGAGACGTGTCGGCAAACCGATGGTATCCGTTCAAATGACGCCTGCTTACTCGACCACAGGGTTTATTGACTTAATGATGTGGTCGATTCCGAAAAACTCGAAAGACCCTGACAGAGCGATGATGTTCCTCGACCAGCTGTATTCCGACAAGCAGTTGTATAACTTGTTGGCATGGGGAATCGAAGGGAAGCATTACGTGAAGAAATCGGATAACGTGATTGATTATCCACAAGGCGTTGATGTCAAGAACACGTCCTATAATTTCAATGCGCCATGGATGTTCGGCAATCAGTTCCTATCCTACACATGGTCGACGGAAGATCCGGACGGTCTGAAGAAATTAGATGAATTCAATAAGAGCGCGAAAAAATCAAAAGCACTGGGCTTCATCTATAATGTGGATCCGGTGAAAACGGAAATGGCTTCGGTCAATAACGTGTTAACCGAATTCAGCATAGGATTGGAAACGGGTACGTTGGATCCGGTCGAGAACTTGCCGATATTTATCAGTAAATTAAAAGCTTCGGGCATCGATAAGATTATAAGCGAAAAACAGAAGCAGCTTGACGAATGGGCGAAAACCCAGAAATAG
- the galA gene encoding beta-galactosidase GalA: MRTRENFDRNWMFHFGEVGKIVKTVKKAGMIAGLTNALGEEKHEPFAIGEAARIIQNIAREYLGDPNFDLTQMYGSDTPKDKTTGWVSVDLPHDWRLEQPYNPERGGAFQGYLPNGVGYYRKVFEIPQEDEGKKIIIEFDGVMRNSSVWVNGCFVGDHLSGYTSFHYDITDLLKYGDEEGDNVILIRTDTTGGDEGWWYEGGGIYRHVWLTKYDYLHVDRWGTFIRTEQVDNEMAAVTIETTVSNEYPQTMKYGIRTSILNPVGELVAITETDCETLGIDKQTVLQSVKVAKPLLWSQDTPHLYEAVTELLHGGQIIDTYRTVFGIRTVEYRRDGLYLNGKYVQVKGTCNHQDFAGVGIALPDRVHEYKIKRLLEMGCNAYRCAHHPPAPELLDACDRLGMLVMNENRITESTEIKLDDLKSMLYRDRNHPSIFMWSLGNEEKISGSYQANRMLRRTKDLAKRIDPTRPVTAANLSQKGMDVDVNGVNYGETVIGGQSIGEWFQSHPESKVLNTENVSFFSARGVYEDDPEGGRCSSYGSRYHMSGKEMDVGNLGGAGGTSTPERSWRYFLNNRFSGGLFIWTGFDYRGETTPFQWPSVLSHFGILDYCGFAKDSYYFYQSIWKDEPIVHLMPHWNWSDRLGQQVEVRVYTNCSEVELILNGQTLGKKKADAEAGEITLSWQVAYEPGILEAIAYRDGVVVAIERKETTTDAYAIHLEANCSELLADGQDVSIVTVSVRDQSGRVVPIASNQIQFRITGKGRLLGLGNGDPGCHESDRGNTRSVFNGYAMALIQSLDEAGEIRIEASSEGLVPALLTLRSRKDL, encoded by the coding sequence ATGAGAACTAGGGAAAATTTTGACCGAAACTGGATGTTTCATTTCGGTGAGGTTGGAAAGATCGTCAAGACGGTGAAAAAAGCAGGCATGATCGCGGGGTTGACAAATGCACTGGGGGAAGAGAAACATGAGCCATTTGCGATCGGCGAAGCTGCACGTATCATCCAGAACATCGCTCGAGAATATCTGGGAGATCCGAACTTCGATCTTACCCAAATGTACGGTTCGGATACACCCAAGGATAAGACCACCGGCTGGGTGAGCGTCGATCTGCCACATGATTGGCGGTTAGAACAGCCGTACAACCCGGAACGCGGTGGCGCGTTTCAAGGTTATCTGCCCAATGGAGTGGGCTATTACCGCAAGGTCTTTGAAATTCCACAGGAGGATGAAGGCAAGAAGATCATCATTGAATTTGACGGAGTGATGCGGAACAGCTCAGTTTGGGTGAATGGATGCTTCGTCGGCGATCATCTCAGCGGCTACACTAGCTTTCATTATGACATCACGGACTTGCTGAAATATGGGGATGAGGAAGGGGATAATGTAATCCTGATCCGAACGGATACAACCGGCGGAGATGAAGGCTGGTGGTATGAAGGCGGAGGCATCTACCGCCATGTCTGGTTAACCAAATATGATTACTTACATGTGGACCGCTGGGGAACCTTTATCAGAACTGAGCAAGTTGACAATGAAATGGCCGCGGTTACGATCGAAACGACGGTAAGCAACGAATATCCGCAGACGATGAAGTACGGCATCCGAACGAGTATTCTGAATCCGGTTGGGGAGCTCGTTGCCATCACGGAAACCGACTGTGAAACGCTGGGAATCGACAAACAAACGGTTCTTCAATCGGTTAAAGTAGCGAAGCCGCTGCTCTGGTCGCAGGACACGCCGCATCTGTATGAGGCCGTGACTGAACTTCTTCATGGAGGTCAAATTATCGACACGTATCGGACCGTTTTCGGGATCCGTACGGTGGAATACCGACGGGACGGATTATACCTGAATGGCAAGTATGTACAAGTGAAAGGCACCTGCAATCACCAGGATTTCGCTGGCGTGGGCATCGCGCTGCCGGACCGTGTGCATGAATATAAAATTAAACGCTTGCTGGAAATGGGCTGTAACGCTTACCGTTGTGCCCATCATCCGCCCGCCCCGGAGCTGCTGGATGCCTGCGACAGACTTGGGATGCTGGTCATGAACGAGAACCGGATCACGGAGAGTACGGAGATCAAGCTTGATGATCTGAAATCGATGCTGTATCGTGACCGCAACCATCCAAGTATCTTTATGTGGAGTCTCGGTAATGAAGAGAAGATCAGCGGCAGTTATCAAGCCAATCGGATGCTGAGGCGCACGAAGGATTTGGCAAAACGAATCGATCCCACCCGTCCTGTTACAGCGGCCAATCTAAGTCAGAAAGGCATGGACGTCGATGTCAATGGCGTTAATTATGGCGAGACCGTAATAGGAGGCCAATCGATCGGTGAATGGTTCCAATCCCATCCGGAATCCAAAGTGCTGAATACGGAGAATGTCTCCTTCTTCTCTGCAAGAGGCGTCTATGAGGATGACCCGGAAGGTGGAAGATGCTCCAGCTACGGATCGAGATATCATATGTCCGGTAAGGAGATGGATGTAGGAAATCTGGGCGGAGCTGGTGGTACGTCAACGCCTGAACGAAGCTGGCGCTATTTCTTGAATAATCGTTTTTCGGGTGGGTTATTCATCTGGACAGGTTTTGATTATCGCGGGGAGACGACGCCATTTCAGTGGCCGTCCGTGCTATCGCATTTCGGGATTCTCGATTATTGCGGATTTGCAAAGGACTCTTACTATTTCTATCAATCGATCTGGAAGGATGAGCCTATCGTTCATCTTATGCCGCATTGGAACTGGTCAGACCGGCTGGGACAGCAAGTAGAGGTTCGCGTGTATACCAACTGCAGCGAAGTGGAGCTGATACTGAACGGCCAAACCCTGGGCAAGAAGAAAGCGGATGCTGAAGCGGGTGAGATCACATTATCGTGGCAAGTAGCCTATGAACCCGGAATTCTCGAAGCCATTGCTTATCGGGATGGCGTGGTGGTAGCAATAGAGCGAAAAGAAACTACGACGGACGCGTACGCGATTCACTTGGAGGCTAACTGCTCTGAACTGCTCGCCGATGGCCAGGATGTCTCCATAGTCACAGTCTCAGTAAGGGATCAATCGGGAAGAGTGGTGCCCATTGCCAGTAATCAGATACAATTCCGTATTACGGGTAAAGGGAGGCTGCTTGGTCTGGGGAACGGAGATCCAGGATGCCATGAGTCGGATCGAGGAAATACGAGAAGCGTGTTCAATGGCTACGCCATGGCCTTGATTCAGTCACTGGATGAGGCAGGAGAGATACGCATTGAGGCGTCTTCGGAAGGGTTAGTGCCGGCCTTATTGACCCTTCGATCCCGGAAAGACCTATAG
- a CDS encoding tyrosine-protein phosphatase: MSTSQFTAFPANRVIPLEGVHNFRDMGGYRTSDGRTVKYGLFFRSDHLTGLTEQDLTFLQTLNIKTVFDYRGDRESHIMPDPVLPNAKNVRIPANTEDQHEHMNFPDAPEGEDTQGHLMKALVKSDFFKSFSAETYMTELYMKLPITNPSYKHLMEAIQDPDRLGLLHHCTSGKDRTGVGAALILLALGIPEQTVMEDYLLSNETLQTFNRTLLERLAEHADEAILQNLNHILTVNEAFLSAALGSIKSTYGGYDAYFKEEFGLDKPKREALQRFCLV, encoded by the coding sequence ATGTCAACAAGTCAATTTACCGCATTTCCCGCCAATCGAGTCATTCCCTTGGAAGGCGTGCATAATTTCCGAGATATGGGAGGCTATCGAACGTCCGATGGCCGCACCGTAAAATACGGCCTATTCTTTCGTTCCGATCATTTGACCGGTTTAACGGAGCAGGATTTAACATTCTTGCAAACGTTGAATATCAAAACGGTATTCGATTACCGCGGAGATCGTGAATCGCACATCATGCCGGACCCGGTTCTCCCTAATGCAAAAAATGTACGGATACCGGCGAACACGGAGGATCAGCATGAACATATGAATTTTCCGGACGCTCCTGAAGGGGAGGATACGCAAGGCCATCTTATGAAAGCATTGGTTAAAAGTGACTTCTTCAAAAGTTTCAGCGCAGAAACCTACATGACGGAATTGTATATGAAACTTCCAATTACCAATCCTTCGTACAAACATTTGATGGAAGCCATTCAGGATCCGGATCGATTGGGGCTGCTGCATCATTGTACGTCAGGCAAAGACCGTACCGGGGTTGGAGCCGCGCTCATCTTACTTGCGCTGGGTATCCCTGAACAAACGGTTATGGAAGACTATCTCTTAAGCAATGAGACGTTGCAAACGTTCAACAGAACCCTTCTTGAAAGGCTGGCTGAACATGCGGACGAAGCGATTTTGCAAAATTTGAACCATATCCTCACGGTTAACGAAGCGTTTTTGTCTGCCGCTTTGGGATCGATCAAGAGTACTTATGGAGGGTATGATGCATATTTTAAAGAGGAGTTCGGTTTGGACAAGCCCAAACGGGAGGCTCTGCAAAGATTCTGCTTGGTATAA
- a CDS encoding glycoside hydrolase family 3 protein: MDLEAKPFYLREKDIQWVNETLAAMDVKDKVGQLFCPIGITDDREQLKTLIETIKPGGILFRPDSGKKSQEVHRFLQEHSKVPLLIAANLESGGNGIASDGTFFGRQLQVAATDNEEMAYKLGLVAGREGRAVGCNWAFAPVVDIDLNFRNPITNVRTFGSDPARVARMAKAYTEGIQKSGVAASIKHFPGDGVDERDQHLLTTVNSLSVDEWESTFGIVYRELIEAGAETVMAGHIMLPGYSRKLVPGIADEELMPATLSPELIGTLLRQQLGFNGLVVTDATPMAGFMMAEKRELAVPKSIAAGCDMFLFNKNIREDFHYMMKGLESGILTMERLDEAVTRILALKASLGLDKQQQEGTLVPGPEELSILQCEEHKQWAKWCADQSVTLVKDTQQLLPIAVDSHKRMLLYVLGDEGSHRSTSIAPYMIAKLEAEGFDVTVFDNKNVDFSAVFSGVEELREKYDLALYVANIETASNRTTVRIDWEPLLAADVPWFVRELPTAFVSVSSPYHLLDVPQVQTYINAYSGSETIIDAVIEKLLGRSDFKGISPVNPFCDCWEAKR, translated from the coding sequence GTGGATTTAGAAGCAAAACCTTTTTATTTGCGGGAAAAAGATATTCAGTGGGTCAATGAAACGCTGGCTGCGATGGATGTGAAGGATAAGGTCGGGCAGCTGTTTTGTCCGATCGGGATAACGGATGACCGCGAACAGCTGAAAACGCTCATCGAAACGATAAAACCGGGAGGCATCTTGTTCCGACCAGATTCAGGTAAGAAAAGTCAAGAAGTACACCGTTTTTTGCAGGAACATTCTAAGGTGCCGTTGCTCATTGCAGCTAATCTCGAGTCCGGAGGCAACGGAATTGCTTCTGACGGTACTTTTTTCGGCAGACAGCTGCAAGTGGCGGCGACGGATAATGAAGAGATGGCATATAAATTAGGGCTTGTAGCCGGGAGAGAAGGTCGTGCCGTCGGCTGCAATTGGGCGTTTGCTCCGGTTGTCGATATCGATCTCAACTTCCGTAATCCGATCACGAATGTTCGGACGTTCGGTTCCGACCCAGCTCGAGTTGCAAGGATGGCAAAGGCGTATACCGAAGGTATTCAGAAGAGCGGCGTGGCCGCATCGATCAAGCATTTCCCCGGCGATGGGGTGGACGAGCGCGACCAGCATTTGTTGACTACCGTTAATTCGCTGTCTGTGGACGAGTGGGAATCGACCTTCGGCATAGTGTACCGGGAGCTGATCGAAGCGGGGGCTGAGACCGTTATGGCTGGTCATATCATGCTTCCTGGTTATTCGCGAAAACTTGTGCCCGGCATTGCCGACGAGGAACTGATGCCTGCTACGCTTTCACCCGAACTGATCGGAACGCTGCTTCGGCAGCAGCTTGGTTTTAACGGTCTCGTTGTGACGGACGCTACGCCGATGGCTGGTTTTATGATGGCTGAAAAGCGCGAGCTCGCTGTGCCAAAATCGATCGCCGCCGGCTGCGACATGTTCCTGTTCAACAAAAATATACGCGAAGATTTCCATTATATGATGAAGGGGCTCGAAAGCGGGATCTTGACGATGGAAAGACTAGATGAAGCGGTCACGCGCATTTTGGCGCTCAAAGCATCGCTTGGCTTGGATAAGCAGCAGCAGGAGGGAACGCTTGTTCCTGGTCCGGAAGAGCTGTCCATCTTGCAATGTGAAGAGCATAAACAATGGGCGAAGTGGTGTGCAGATCAATCGGTCACACTCGTCAAAGATACGCAGCAACTGCTCCCGATCGCTGTCGATTCGCATAAACGCATGCTGTTATATGTGCTTGGAGACGAAGGAAGTCATCGCAGTACGTCGATTGCACCTTACATGATTGCTAAATTAGAAGCAGAAGGGTTTGACGTCACTGTTTTCGACAATAAAAATGTGGACTTCAGTGCAGTGTTTAGCGGCGTGGAGGAGCTGCGTGAAAAATATGATTTGGCGCTCTACGTGGCTAACATCGAGACGGCAAGTAACCGGACAACGGTGCGTATCGATTGGGAGCCGCTGCTCGCCGCGGATGTTCCTTGGTTTGTGCGGGAGCTCCCGACGGCGTTCGTTTCTGTCTCAAGTCCATATCATCTTCTCGATGTGCCGCAGGTACAAACGTATATTAACGCATATTCGGGCAGTGAGACGATTATTGATGCAGTTATCGAAAAGCTGCTAGGCAGATCGGATTTTAAAGGCATAAGCCCGGTAAACCCATTCTGCGACTGCTGGGAAGCGAAGCGGTAG
- the pgmB gene encoding beta-phosphoglucomutase: MKIEAVIFDLDGVLVHTDHFHYLAWKRMCSEEGIPFDESVNYRLRGVSRMACMDIIMEKAARAYSSREKMQLAEGKNDYYKDHLQSLSDADMPSGVLDTLDRLREKGLKLAIGSSSKNAPFIIERLGISHMFDAVVDGNEIRCSKPDPEVFLLAASKLGVRVDRCLVVEDAEAGVEAAFRGGMWVAAIGKACISNLADYHIGHIEELQSITASR, from the coding sequence ATGAAAATAGAAGCGGTTATTTTTGATTTGGACGGTGTGCTCGTACATACCGACCATTTCCACTATCTGGCATGGAAGAGGATGTGTAGCGAGGAAGGCATCCCTTTCGACGAGTCGGTTAACTATAGGCTACGGGGCGTAAGCCGTATGGCTTGCATGGACATCATTATGGAGAAGGCGGCTCGTGCATATTCGTCGCGGGAGAAAATGCAGTTGGCCGAGGGGAAAAACGATTACTACAAAGACCACCTGCAATCTTTATCTGACGCGGACATGCCTTCTGGAGTCTTAGATACTCTGGATAGGCTGCGTGAAAAAGGATTAAAGTTGGCGATTGGATCCTCTAGCAAAAACGCTCCCTTTATTATTGAGCGGCTTGGAATTTCGCATATGTTCGATGCTGTCGTGGACGGTAATGAAATTCGCTGCAGCAAGCCGGATCCCGAAGTATTTTTGCTGGCGGCAAGTAAATTGGGGGTGCGCGTGGACCGCTGCTTGGTCGTGGAAGATGCGGAAGCTGGCGTAGAAGCGGCGTTCAGAGGTGGCATGTGGGTCGCGGCCATCGGCAAGGCCTGTATAAGCAATCTAGCCGATTATCATATCGGCCATATCGAAGAATTGCAATCCATTACTGCAAGCAGATGA